A region from the bacterium genome encodes:
- a CDS encoding putative sulfate/molybdate transporter, whose protein sequence is MKIKSFEFNLRELAGSMGDFGTLFPLAIGYIAVCGLDPAGLLVMMGLANIATGLIYCLPMPIEPMKVLAVMAIAQCWSPSMVYASGFAMGVIWLLLAVTGIMGWMAKVTPNAVIRGIQVALGVLLAVEAFKMLSTWWLLGIISILIVLVLRQNRYAPAAIVLMLLGVAIMLIQGQIQQVDPPNLSLPTFTGFRLEEIWQTLLLAGFAQIPLTATNAVISTSSLIKTYWPDNPVSERRLSLNMGIMNLILPFFGGMPLCHGAGGLASQYYFGARTGGTNIIEGLIEISMGLFLAASIAGLLAVFPTAIIGAMMFLVGIELIKFTRDIRLSKDLIPMAATLIVSLATNMAGGFLAGLVVYHLPRLVFRKS, encoded by the coding sequence ATGAAGATCAAGTCCTTCGAGTTCAATTTAAGAGAATTGGCTGGATCGATGGGCGACTTTGGCACGCTCTTTCCGTTGGCCATCGGCTATATCGCTGTCTGTGGTCTTGATCCGGCCGGACTTCTGGTGATGATGGGTCTGGCCAACATCGCTACCGGTCTTATTTACTGTCTCCCTATGCCTATTGAGCCGATGAAGGTCCTGGCAGTAATGGCCATTGCTCAGTGCTGGTCGCCATCGATGGTCTATGCCTCCGGCTTCGCCATGGGCGTAATCTGGCTGCTCTTAGCTGTTACCGGAATTATGGGTTGGATGGCCAAAGTTACACCTAATGCCGTTATCCGGGGTATCCAGGTGGCGCTGGGTGTGCTCTTAGCGGTCGAGGCGTTTAAGATGCTTTCGACCTGGTGGCTGCTTGGGATTATCTCCATCCTGATCGTGTTGGTCCTACGACAAAATCGCTATGCCCCTGCCGCCATAGTGCTGATGCTTCTCGGGGTGGCCATCATGCTTATCCAGGGACAGATCCAACAGGTTGATCCCCCTAACCTCAGCCTGCCAACTTTTACGGGCTTTCGTTTGGAAGAAATTTGGCAGACACTTCTTCTGGCTGGCTTTGCTCAGATTCCACTCACGGCTACCAATGCCGTCATCTCCACCTCATCGTTGATCAAAACATACTGGCCGGATAACCCTGTAAGTGAGAGACGGCTGTCACTAAATATGGGCATTATGAACCTGATCCTTCCTTTCTTCGGTGGAATGCCCTTGTGCCATGGCGCTGGTGGTTTAGCCAGTCAATATTACTTCGGCGCCCGAACGGGCGGGACGAACATTATTGAGGGATTGATCGAAATCTCTATGGGGTTGTTCCTGGCTGCTTCCATCGCCGGTCTATTGGCCGTCTTTCCCACTGCCATCATTGGAGCCATGATGTTTCTGGTCGGGATAGAACTCATTAAGTTCACCAGGGATATTCGCTTGAGTAAGGATTTGATCCCTATGGCCGCCACCCTCATCGTTTCATTGGCTACCAATATGGCTGGCGGTTTCTTGGCCGGGCTGGTAGTCTATCATCTGCCCCGGCTTGTTTTCAGGAAGAGCTGA
- a CDS encoding S-layer homology domain-containing protein: MKRWLSVALVMILFPVCAGAEEMPFEDVPIDHWAYDAVRDLAERGVLKGYFEDGKRFYKGEKPLSKYEFAVALENLVRALEEEMALASHKPGLKTPPLPPGLPREEGTSSLSATDLESLKLVIEDLKAESGAKLAQLDERTENMAKGIKRNKYFSIGSVILAAVALVVAVAD, from the coding sequence ATGAAGAGATGGTTAAGTGTTGCCCTGGTAATGATTTTGTTTCCGGTATGTGCCGGGGCAGAGGAGATGCCTTTTGAAGATGTGCCTATTGATCATTGGGCATACGATGCGGTTCGAGATTTAGCTGAAAGGGGTGTCTTAAAAGGCTATTTTGAGGATGGTAAAAGATTTTACAAGGGAGAAAAGCCGTTAAGTAAATATGAATTTGCGGTGGCCTTAGAGAATTTAGTGCGGGCTTTGGAAGAAGAAATGGCCCTGGCTTCTCATAAACCCGGCCTTAAAACTCCACCTTTACCACCCGGGCTTCCTCGAGAAGAAGGGACTTCATCCTTGTCGGCCACTGACTTAGAAAGTCTAAAACTTGTTATTGAAGACTTGAAGGCCGAGTCCGGGGCTAAACTGGCTCAATTGGATGAAAGAACAGAAAACATGGCCAAAGGGATAAAAAGAAATAAATACTTCAGTATCGGTTCAGTCATCCTGGCGGCCGTGGCTCTGGTGGTGGCGGTGGCTGATTAG